The nucleotide window GTCAAGTACTGTTCAATCTCCAACGCATCATGGGCCGGCAACTGCACGACGCGCCCCGTCACACGGGCCTTGCCCAGCAGGTGGGCAGGCAGTTCGCTGTCAATCTTGAAGCGCAGCACATTGCTGGAAGCGTTTTTGAGCAGGTCACTGGTTTTGTCCAGCGCCACAATACGGCCGGTTTTAAGCATGGCAATGCGGCCGCACAGGGCCTCGGCCTCTTCGAGGTAATGGGTAGTGAGCAGCACCGTACTGCCCTGCTTGTTGAGTTTGGCGACAAAGTGCCACAGCGTCTGGCGCAGCTCCACGTCCACACCGGCGGTGGGTTCGTCGAGCACGATGACAGGAGGTTTGTGCACCAATGCCTGCGCGACCAGCACACGGCGCTTCATGCCACCGGAGAGTGCGCGCATATTGGCATTGGCTTTGTCGGTCAGGCCCAGGCTTTCCAGCAACTCATCGATCCAGGCGTCGTTGTTCTTGATGCCGAAGTAGCCGGACTGGATGCGCAGCGCTTCGCGCACATTGAAGAAGGGATCAAACACCAGTTCCTGCGGCACCACACCCAGCTTGCGGCGGGCCTGGGCAAAGTCCTTTTGCACATCACTGCCCAGCACCGAGACGGAACCACCGGTGGCCCGC belongs to Rhodoferax saidenbachensis and includes:
- a CDS encoding ABC transporter ATP-binding protein → MPAISFQSVSKAYPSPRGPQGSTFLALDQVSLNIEEGEFFGLLGPNGAGKTTMISILAGLTRATGGSVSVLGSDVQKDFAQARRKLGVVPQELVFDPFFNVREALRIQSGYFGIKNNDAWIDELLESLGLTDKANANMRALSGGMKRRVLVAQALVHKPPVIVLDEPTAGVDVELRQTLWHFVAKLNKQGSTVLLTTHYLEEAEALCGRIAMLKTGRIVALDKTSDLLKNASSNVLRFKIDSELPAHLLGKARVTGRVVQLPAHDALEIEQYLTAVREAGLVAQDVEIRKADLEDVFLDVMTQNKDSVHSVGATA